A region of Homo sapiens chromosome X, GRCh38.p14 Primary Assembly DNA encodes the following proteins:
- the AWAT1 gene encoding acyl-CoA wax alcohol acyltransferase 1 — protein MAHSKQPSHFQSLMLLQWPLSYLAIFWILQPLFVYLLFTSLWPLPVLYFAWLFLDWKTPERGGRRSAWVRNWCVWTHIRDYFPITILKTKDLSPEHNYLMGVHPHGLLTFGAFCNFCTEATGFSKTFPGITPHLATLSWFFKIPFVREYLMAKGVCSVSQPAINYLLSHGTGNLVGIVVGGVGEALQSVPNTTTLILQKRKGFVRTALQHGAHLVPTFTFGETEVYDQVLFHKDSRMYKFQSCFRRIFGFYCCVFYGQSFCQGSTGLLPYSRPIVTVVGEPLPLPQIEKPSQEMVDKYHALYMDALHKLFDQHKTHYGCSETQKLFFL, from the exons ATGGCTCATTCCAAGCAGCCTAGTCACTTCCAGAGTCTGATGCTTCTGCAGTGGCCTTTGAGCTACCTTGCCATCT TTTGGATCTTGCAGCCATTGTTCGTCTACCTGCTGTTTACATCCTTGTGGCCGCTACCAGTGCTTTACTTTGCCTGGTTGTTCCTGGACTGGAAGACCCCAGAGCGAG GTGGCAGGCGTTCGGCCTGGGTAAGGAACTGGTGTGTCTGGACCCACATCAGGGACTATTTCCCCATTACG atcctgaagacaaaggacCTATCACCTGAGCACAACTACCTCATGGGGGTTCACCCCCATGGCCTCCTGACCTTTGGCGCCTTCTGCAACTTCTGCACTGAGGCCACAGGCTTCTCGAAGACCTTCCCAGGCATCACTCCTCACTTGGCCACGCTGTCCTGGTTCTTCAAGATCCCCTTTGTTAGGGAGTACCTCATGGCCAAAG GTGTGTGCTCTGTGAGCCAGCCAGCCATCAACTATCTGCTGAGCCATGGCACTGGCAACCTCGTGGGCATTGTAGTGGGAGGTGTGGGTGAGGCCCTGCAAAGTGTGCCCAACACCACCACCCTCATCCTCCAGAAGCGCAAGGGGTTCGTGCGCACAGCCCTCCAGCATGG GGCTCATCTGGTCCCCACCTTCActtttggggaaactgaggtgtaTGATCAGGTGCTGTTCCATAAGGATAGCAGGATGTACAAGTTCCAGAGCTGCTTCCGCCGTATCTTTGGTTTCTACTGTTGTGTCTTCTATGGACAAAGCTTCTGTCAAGGCTCCACTGGGCTCCTGCCATACTCCAGGCCTATTGTCACTGTGG TTGGGGAGCCTCTGCCACTGCCCCAAATTGAAAAGCCAAGCCAGGAGATGGTGGACAAATACCATGCACTTTATATGGATGCTCTGCACAAACTGTTCGACCAGCATAAGACCCACTATGGCTGCTCAGAGACCCAAAAGCTGTTTTTCCTGTGA
- the P2RY4 gene encoding P2Y purinoceptor 4, translated as MASTESSLLRSLGLSPGPGSSEVELDCWFDEDFKFILLPVSYAVVFVLGLGLNAPTLWLFIFRLRPWDATATYMFHLALSDTLYVLSLPTLIYYYAAHNHWPFGTEICKFVRFLFYWNLYCSVLFLTCISVHRYLGICHPLRALRWGRPRLAGLLCLAVWLVVAGCLVPNLFFVTTSNKGTTVLCHDTTRPEEFDHYVHFSSAVMGLLFGVPCLVTLVCYGLMARRLYQPLPGSAQSSSRLRSLRTIAVVLTVFAVCFVPFHITRTIYYLARLLEADCRVLNIVNVVYKVTRPLASANSCLDPVLYLLTGDKYRRQLRQLCGGGKPQPRTAASSLALVSLPEDSSCRWAATPQDSSCSTPRADRL; from the coding sequence ATGGCCAGTACAGAGTCCTCCCTGTTGAGATCCCTAGGCCTCAGCCCAGGTCCTGGCAGCAGTGAGGTGGAGCTGGACTGTTGGTTTGATGAGGATTTCAAGTTCATCCTGCTGCCTGTGAGCTATGCAGTTGTCTTTGTGCTGGGCTTGGGCCTTAACGCCCCAACCCTATGGCTCTTCATCTTCCGCCTCCGACCCTGGGATGCAACGGCCACCTACATGTTCCACCTGGCATTGTCAGACACCTTGTATGTGCTGTCGCTGCCCACCCTCATCTACTATTATGCAGCCCACAACCACTGGCCCTTTGGCACTGAGATCTGCAAGTTCGTCCGCTTTCTTTTCTATTGGAACCTCTACTGCAGTGTCCTTTTCCTCACCTGCATCAGCGTGCACCGCTACCTGGGCATCTGCCACCCACTTCGGGCACTACGCTGGGGCCGCCCTCGCCTCGCAGGCCTTCTCTGCCTGGCAGTTTGGTTGGTCGTAGCCGGCTGCCTCGTGCCCAACCTGTTCTTTGTCACAACCAGCAACAAAGGGACCACCGTCCTGTGCCATGACACCACTCGGCCTGAAGAGTTTGACCACTATGTGCACTTCAGCTCGGCGGTCATGGGGCTGCTCTTTGGCGTGCCCTGCCTGGTCACTCTTGTTTGCTATGGACTCATGGCTCGTCGCCTGTATCAGCCCTTGCCAGGCTCTGCACAGTCGTCTTCTCGCCTCCGCTCTCTCCGCACCATAGCTGTGGTGCTGACTGTCTTTGCTGTCTGCTTCGTGCCTTTCCACATCACCCGCACCATTTACTACCTGGCCAGGCTGTTGGAAGCTGACTGCCGAGTACTGAACATTGTCAACGTGGTCTATAAAGTGACTCGGCCCCTGGCCAGTGCCAACAGCTGCCTGGATCCTGTGCTCTACTTGCTCACTGGGGACAAATATCGACGTCAGCTCCGTCAGCTCTGTGGTGGTGGCAAGCCCCAGCCCCGCACGGCTGCCTCTTCCCTGGCACTAGTGTCCCTGCCTGAGGATAGCAGCTGCAGGTGGGCGGCCACCCCCCAGGACAGTAGCTGCTCTACTCCTAGGGCAGATAGATTGTAA